The Desmonostoc muscorum LEGE 12446 genome includes a region encoding these proteins:
- the vapB gene encoding type II toxin-antitoxin system VapB family antitoxin — MTIDAEILQTLDQMPESLKQELLHYAKYLVENYSKAVSQESSLQKKRRSGILKGTFVLPLPDDFDEPLEVFQEYME, encoded by the coding sequence ATGACTATTGATGCAGAAATTTTACAAACACTAGATCAAATGCCAGAGTCACTTAAACAAGAACTCTTGCATTATGCCAAATATTTAGTTGAGAATTATTCAAAGGCTGTTTCCCAGGAAAGTTCACTACAAAAAAAGCGTCGCTCTGGTATCTTAAAAGGAACTTTTGTTTTACCTTTGCCTGATGACTTTGATGAACCTCTCGAAGTTTTTCAGGAATATATGGAATGA